One window from the genome of Saimiri boliviensis isolate mSaiBol1 chromosome 2, mSaiBol1.pri, whole genome shotgun sequence encodes:
- the HDHD3 gene encoding haloacid dehalogenase-like hydrolase domain-containing protein 3, translated as MAHRLQLRLLTWDVKDTLLRLRHPVGEEYAAKGRAHGLEVEPSVLEQGFRQAYKAHSRSFPNYGLSHGLTSRQWWLDVVLQTFHLAGVRDAQAVAPIAEQLYEDFSSPCTWQVLDGAEDTLRGCRTRGLRLAVVSNFDRRLEGILAGLGLREYFDFVLTSEDAGWPKPDPRIFQEALRLAHMEPAVTAHVGDNYLCDYQGPRAVGLHSFLVVGPQALDPMVRDSVPKEHILPTLAHLLPALDRLGGSTPGF; from the coding sequence ATGGCACACCGGCTGCAGTTACGACTGCTGACGTGGGATGTGAAGGACACACTGCTCAGGCTCCGCCACCCCGTAGGGGAGGAGTATGCTGCCAAGGGCCGGGCCCACGGGCTGGAGGTGGAACCCTCAGTCCTGGAACAGGGCTTCAGGCAGGCGTACAAGGCTCATAGCCGCAGCTTCCCCAACTACGGCCTGAGCCACGGCCTCACCTCCCGCCAGTGGTGGCTGGACGTGGTCCTGCAGACCTTCCACCTGGCGGGTGTCCGGGATGCTCAGGCTGTGGCGCCCATTGCTGAACAGCTGTATGAAGACTTCAgcagcccctgcacctggcaggTGCTGGATGGGGCTGAGGACACCCTGAGGGGGTGCCGTACGCGGGGTCTGAGATTGGCAGTGGTCTCCAACTTTGACCGACGGCTAGAAGGCATCCTGGCAGGTCTTGGCCTGCGTGAATACTTTGACTTTGTGCTGACCTCTGAGGATGCTGGCTGGCCCAAGCCGGACCCTCGCATTTTCCAGGAGGCCTTGCGTCTTGCTCATATGGAACCGGCAGTGACCGCCCATGTTGGGGATAATTACCTCTGTGATTACCAGGGGCCTCGGGCTGTGGGCCTGCACAGCTTCCTGGTGGTTGGCCCACAGGCACTGGACCCCATGGTCAGGGATTCTGTACCTAAAGAACACATCCTCCCCACTCTGGCCCATCTCCTGCCTGCCCTTGACCGCCTAGGGGGCTCAACACCAGGGTTTTGA